One window from the genome of Kaistella carnis encodes:
- the dacB gene encoding D-alanyl-D-alanine carboxypeptidase/D-alanyl-D-alanine endopeptidase: MKKLIPFILLFSQLYFAQNVAQSLETATKKLLSSSPAYSSNVSIYVADENGNFVYENNGNKGLSTASTQKIFTAAAALETLGKDFQYVTTVNFSGTLSGGNLNGDLFITSTGDPTLGSWRYEGYKPENFKQKLIKSLKDRGISSISGDLIIDDLYFDFQTVPGGWPWNDLGNYYGAGVWGVNWRENQFDLQMANGDIKKSNIDLPNVKWVNEVRTGGSSDQSLIFTAPHSDVALINGTLPSKAVTVSGATPNPPLTLGEEIKIWLKEAGIEFKGKITATSQQKIEGQKITFSPKNNLLMEYKSPTLDKIVFWFMRKSVNLYGETLIKTLGKEKKNEGSFEAGISYLKEFWKSRGINAAMINFADGSGLSPQNYVAARAEVQSLLWSQKQPWFKEFFEGFPTQANGMKMKSGTMKDTKSFAGYHTAKNGKKYVFAIIINNYQGGNISNALFEVLNELK; the protein is encoded by the coding sequence ATGAAGAAGTTGATTCCCTTTATCCTATTGTTTTCTCAATTATATTTTGCTCAAAATGTGGCTCAAAGTTTAGAAACTGCCACTAAAAAGTTGCTGTCTTCAAGTCCTGCATATTCTTCAAACGTCTCGATTTATGTGGCAGATGAAAATGGAAATTTTGTCTATGAAAATAATGGAAACAAAGGATTGTCTACGGCTTCAACTCAGAAGATTTTTACCGCCGCTGCGGCTTTGGAAACTTTAGGAAAAGACTTTCAATACGTAACAACTGTGAATTTTTCCGGAACACTGTCCGGCGGGAATTTAAACGGTGATTTGTTCATTACTTCCACGGGTGATCCTACTTTGGGGAGTTGGAGATATGAAGGTTATAAGCCGGAAAATTTCAAGCAGAAACTTATTAAATCTTTAAAGGACAGAGGAATTTCTTCAATATCGGGGGATTTAATTATTGACGATTTATATTTTGATTTTCAAACCGTTCCCGGTGGATGGCCGTGGAATGACCTTGGAAACTATTACGGAGCTGGAGTTTGGGGAGTAAATTGGCGAGAGAACCAATTCGATTTGCAGATGGCAAATGGAGATATTAAAAAATCGAATATCGATTTGCCAAATGTGAAATGGGTAAATGAAGTGAGAACCGGCGGAAGTTCTGATCAGAGTCTCATCTTTACCGCACCGCATTCCGATGTGGCGCTTATTAATGGTACTTTGCCTTCAAAAGCAGTAACGGTTTCGGGAGCCACACCTAATCCACCATTAACTTTGGGAGAAGAAATAAAGATATGGCTGAAAGAAGCAGGAATAGAATTCAAGGGGAAAATCACGGCTACTTCTCAGCAGAAAATTGAAGGACAAAAGATCACCTTTTCTCCGAAAAACAATCTCCTTATGGAATATAAATCCCCAACTTTAGATAAGATTGTGTTTTGGTTTATGCGAAAAAGTGTGAATTTATATGGCGAGACTTTAATTAAAACTTTAGGCAAGGAAAAGAAAAATGAAGGGAGTTTTGAAGCAGGAATTTCTTATCTAAAAGAATTCTGGAAGTCCAGAGGAATCAACGCTGCGATGATTAATTTTGCAGATGGAAGCGGATTGTCTCCGCAGAATTATGTCGCCGCCAGAGCCGAAGTTCAATCGCTGTTGTGGAGCCAAAAACAGCCTTGGTTCAAAGAGTTTTTTGAGGGTTTTCCTACCCAGGCAAACGGCATGAAAATGAAGAGTGGCACCATGAAAGACACAAAATCTTTCGCGGGATATCATACGGCAAAAAATGGTAAAAAATATGTTTTTGCGATTATCATCAATAATTATCAGGGGGGAAATATCAGCAATGCTTTATTCGAAGTGTTGAACGAATTAAAATAA
- a CDS encoding M1 family metallopeptidase, which produces MKKTIAAFLLISGFYSAQVFTKADTLKGANTNYRNFWDVKKYEISVEAKFEDQSVSGSNKITFEITKNVTNPVFQIDLQQPMTYHIVDSDEKLCSSKRDGDFIFIETNRTYKKGEIHHFTVQFSGTPIIAKNAPWDGGWVFKKDKNGNPWMSVAQEGIGASVWLPIKDIWSDEPDNGMIMKIITPKDLVGIANGRLIDEAFINDKKIYTWEVKNPINAYSIVPNVGKYVNFKETYEGEKGPLDLDYWVLDYNLEKAKKQFQQVKPMIKAFEYWFGPYPFYEDSYKLVESPYLGMEHQSSVAYGNNFENGYLGRDLSGTGVGLNWDFIIIHESGHEWFANNVTAKDQADMWIHESFTNYSETLFTENYMDKNSAEKYVIGIRNNIENKSPIIGKYGVRNEGSGDMYYKGANMIHTIRQIINNDEKFRQILRGLNKEFYHKTVTTKQIENYISEKSGIDFSTVFDQYLRTIQIPTLEYSQTGKIFKYRYANGVKNLKLPIRINGNQEISPTEKWQTATLSSEQPVQFDANYYIFYSEK; this is translated from the coding sequence ATGAAAAAAACAATAGCTGCCTTCCTGTTAATTTCAGGATTTTACTCTGCCCAGGTTTTTACAAAAGCCGACACCCTGAAAGGAGCCAATACAAACTATAGGAATTTTTGGGATGTAAAAAAATATGAAATTTCAGTGGAGGCAAAGTTTGAAGATCAATCGGTTTCCGGGAGTAATAAAATCACCTTTGAAATTACAAAGAACGTCACAAATCCAGTTTTTCAAATTGATTTGCAGCAACCCATGACTTACCATATCGTCGATTCTGACGAAAAACTGTGTTCTTCAAAACGCGACGGCGATTTCATCTTTATTGAAACAAACAGGACCTACAAAAAAGGCGAAATTCATCATTTTACGGTTCAGTTTTCCGGAACACCTATCATTGCTAAGAATGCACCGTGGGATGGTGGATGGGTTTTCAAGAAAGATAAAAACGGGAATCCCTGGATGTCTGTCGCACAAGAAGGAATTGGCGCCTCGGTTTGGTTGCCAATTAAAGATATTTGGAGTGATGAACCCGATAATGGAATGATCATGAAAATTATTACGCCAAAAGATTTAGTAGGTATCGCAAACGGTCGATTGATCGATGAGGCTTTTATTAACGACAAAAAAATCTATACTTGGGAAGTTAAAAACCCCATTAATGCCTACTCTATTGTTCCTAATGTGGGGAAATATGTCAATTTTAAAGAAACATATGAGGGTGAAAAAGGACCCTTGGATTTAGATTACTGGGTTTTAGATTACAATTTAGAGAAAGCTAAAAAGCAATTTCAGCAAGTTAAACCGATGATCAAAGCTTTTGAATATTGGTTTGGGCCTTATCCTTTTTATGAAGATTCTTATAAACTTGTTGAAAGTCCTTATCTCGGCATGGAACACCAAAGCTCAGTGGCTTACGGTAACAATTTCGAAAACGGGTATTTAGGTCGGGATCTTTCCGGAACAGGTGTCGGCCTGAACTGGGATTTCATCATTATCCATGAAAGTGGTCATGAATGGTTTGCCAATAATGTTACCGCGAAGGATCAAGCTGATATGTGGATTCATGAAAGTTTTACCAATTATTCCGAAACATTGTTCACCGAGAATTACATGGATAAAAATTCAGCTGAAAAATACGTTATTGGTATCAGAAACAACATTGAAAATAAAAGTCCGATTATTGGTAAATATGGTGTGAGAAACGAAGGAAGCGGTGACATGTATTATAAAGGCGCAAACATGATTCATACCATCCGCCAGATTATCAATAATGATGAAAAATTTCGACAGATCCTAAGGGGTTTGAACAAAGAATTTTATCACAAAACCGTTACCACAAAACAAATTGAGAATTATATCAGCGAAAAATCTGGAATTGATTTTTCCACTGTTTTTGATCAATACTTAAGAACCATTCAAATCCCGACTTTAGAATATTCTCAAACAGGAAAAATTTTTAAATATCGATATGCCAATGGTGTAAAAAACTTAAAACTACCAATCAGAATTAATGGAAATCAGGAAATTAGTCCGACAGAAAAGTGGCAAACTGCTACTCTTTCTTCCGAACAACCCGTTCAGTTTGATGCAAATTATTATATCTTTTATTCTGAAAAATAA
- a CDS encoding sensor histidine kinase, which translates to MKRRSVFSKLNNWIIYFLLTAAVAGVVIASIVLIDYLRKEEIKRIELFATAMKYQQEEVINDPMTWDLILQINNTNNTIPVIVTDKNKKPLGYDFQRNIPEHIQNDPKKMQALLRKMENSYKPIELQMPDDNNQYVYYTNSNLLNNLRYSPYILGLLILAYISFSFWFLRTIKKTDEGYVWAGLAKETAHQIGTPLSSMIGWIEILRMENENSEGVKEIENDINRLKTISERFSKIGSVPELNDLNINETVQQNYDYLKSRISKKVKFMLVLPKEQVLIPHSRILLSWVIENIVKNAVDAMKGEGRLEIELYEKNKNIIIDIKDSGSGMTNYQARNAFKAGYSTKKRGWGLGLSLAKRVIKEYHKGDIKIALTEVGAGTTFRISMRSS; encoded by the coding sequence ATGAAAAGAAGAAGCGTTTTCTCCAAACTCAATAACTGGATCATTTATTTTTTGCTTACTGCAGCAGTGGCCGGCGTTGTGATAGCCTCGATTGTTTTAATTGATTATTTGCGTAAAGAGGAGATCAAAAGGATTGAACTTTTCGCAACGGCCATGAAATATCAACAGGAAGAAGTGATTAACGATCCTATGACCTGGGATTTAATCCTCCAGATCAACAATACCAATAATACCATTCCGGTTATCGTTACAGACAAAAACAAAAAACCGCTGGGGTACGATTTTCAACGAAATATTCCCGAACATATTCAGAATGATCCAAAAAAAATGCAGGCGCTTCTGAGAAAAATGGAAAATTCTTATAAGCCTATTGAGTTACAAATGCCCGATGACAATAACCAGTATGTTTATTATACCAACTCCAATTTACTTAATAATTTGCGGTATTCGCCCTATATTTTAGGATTGCTGATTCTGGCGTATATTTCCTTTTCATTCTGGTTTCTGCGGACCATTAAAAAGACAGATGAAGGTTATGTTTGGGCCGGGCTGGCAAAAGAAACCGCCCACCAGATCGGAACTCCTTTATCATCAATGATCGGCTGGATCGAAATTCTGCGGATGGAAAATGAAAACAGTGAAGGCGTAAAGGAAATTGAAAATGACATTAACCGCCTCAAAACGATTTCTGAACGTTTTTCGAAAATAGGCTCTGTTCCCGAACTCAATGATTTAAATATCAATGAAACGGTGCAGCAAAATTATGATTACCTTAAATCAAGAATTTCTAAAAAGGTAAAATTTATGTTGGTTTTACCGAAAGAGCAGGTTTTGATTCCGCACAGTAGAATTCTTTTAAGTTGGGTTATTGAAAATATTGTTAAAAATGCTGTAGACGCGATGAAAGGTGAAGGCAGACTTGAAATAGAACTCTACGAAAAGAATAAAAATATTATTATCGATATTAAAGATTCGGGTTCCGGTATGACGAATTATCAAGCACGAAATGCTTTCAAAGCTGGATATTCTACCAAGAAAAGAGGTTGGGGATTAGGTTTGTCTTTGGCGAAACGCGTGATAAAGGAATATCATAAAGGCGATATTAAGATTGCACTTACAGAAGTCGGCGCGGGAACTACTTTTCGTATCTCGATGAGAAGTTCTTAA